In a single window of the Atlantibacter hermannii genome:
- the apaH gene encoding bis(5'-nucleosyl)-tetraphosphatase: MSTYLIGDVHGCYDELQALLTHIEFNPASDTLWLTGDLVARGPGSLDVLRLVRSLGDAVRMVLGNHDLHLLAVYAGISRNKPKDRLSPLLEAPDVDELLNWLRRQPLLQVDEEKKLVMAHAGITPQWDLATAKSCARDVEAVLSSDSYPLFLDAMYGDMPNNWSAELSGLARLRFITNAFTRMRYCFPNGQLDMFSKENPENAPAPLKPWFAIPGPVSQEYSIAFGHWASLEGKGTPEGIYALDTGCCWGGTLTCLRWEDKAWFVQPSNRQRDLDEGEATAVAS; the protein is encoded by the coding sequence ATGTCAACTTATCTGATTGGCGACGTTCACGGTTGTTACGATGAACTGCAAGCGCTGTTAACCCATATTGAATTTAATCCCGCCAGCGACACGCTGTGGCTGACGGGCGATTTAGTGGCCCGCGGCCCCGGCTCGCTGGATGTGTTGCGGCTGGTTCGCTCGCTCGGCGATGCCGTGCGCATGGTATTAGGCAACCACGATCTCCATCTGCTGGCGGTTTACGCTGGCATCAGCCGCAATAAGCCCAAAGATCGCCTGAGCCCGCTGCTCGAAGCGCCGGACGTTGATGAGTTACTCAACTGGCTGCGTCGCCAGCCGCTGTTGCAGGTTGATGAAGAGAAAAAGCTGGTGATGGCCCATGCGGGCATTACGCCCCAGTGGGATCTGGCTACCGCCAAAAGCTGTGCAAGGGATGTGGAAGCGGTATTGTCCAGCGACAGCTATCCGCTGTTTTTAGACGCCATGTACGGTGACATGCCAAACAACTGGTCGGCTGAACTCTCTGGCCTGGCGCGTCTGCGTTTTATTACCAATGCCTTTACGCGCATGCGTTACTGTTTCCCGAACGGGCAACTGGATATGTTCAGCAAAGAAAATCCGGAAAACGCCCCCGCGCCGTTGAAACCCTGGTTCGCCATTCCGGGGCCGGTTTCACAGGAATACAGCATCGCGTTTGGTCACTGGGCATCGCTGGAAGGCAAAGGCACGCCGGAAGGGATTTATGCGCTGGATACCGGTTGCTGCTGGGGGGGAACATTAACCTGTCTGCGCTGGGAAGATAAAGCCTGGTTTGTTCAGCCGTCTAACCGTCAACGTGATTTGGACGAAGGCGAAGCGACTGCCGTCGCCTCCTGA
- the folA gene encoding dihydrofolate reductase type I: MISLIAALAVDRVIGMENAMPWTLPADLAWFKRNTLNKPVIMGRLTWESIGRPLPGRKNIVVSSKPGTDDRVEWVTSIEAALNACGDAEEIMVIGGGRIYEQLLPKAQKLYLTHIDAEVEGDTHFPDYEPDEWQSVFSEFHDADENNSHSYCFEILERR; this comes from the coding sequence ATGATCAGTCTGATTGCGGCGCTTGCGGTAGATCGCGTTATCGGTATGGAAAACGCCATGCCATGGACGCTTCCTGCCGACCTCGCCTGGTTTAAACGTAATACTCTTAATAAACCGGTCATTATGGGCCGTTTAACGTGGGAATCTATTGGCCGCCCGCTGCCGGGACGTAAAAACATCGTCGTCAGCAGCAAGCCAGGCACCGACGATCGCGTAGAGTGGGTGACCTCGATTGAGGCGGCGCTCAACGCCTGTGGCGACGCGGAAGAAATCATGGTGATCGGTGGCGGACGTATCTACGAACAGCTGCTGCCGAAGGCGCAGAAACTGTACCTGACCCATATTGATGCGGAAGTTGAAGGGGATACCCATTTCCCGGATTACGAACCGGATGAATGGCAGTCGGTATTCAGTGAGTTTCACGACGCGGACGAAAACAATTCACACAGCTATTGCTTTGAGATTTTGGAACGTCGCTAA
- a CDS encoding MORN repeat variant encodes MQRALPILTFTLLLSGCAGFSSSVTNTIDAMGMTPDYAKGMNEDLQMRKLETASISVTDNVPEGKLVERYDNGNKKFETVVKNRCFNEYLDLYYPNGQLRTHTPLVNCKAEGKSQGYTQDGKLRTVITYKNGLANGEVIAYDANGHVAKSMIYKDGYPAEKP; translated from the coding sequence TTGCAACGTGCACTGCCCATTCTGACGTTTACACTTCTGCTTTCGGGATGCGCCGGTTTCTCTTCCTCAGTAACGAATACCATTGATGCGATGGGAATGACCCCAGATTATGCAAAAGGCATGAACGAGGATCTGCAAATGCGTAAACTTGAGACCGCATCCATCAGCGTTACGGATAATGTGCCGGAAGGAAAACTCGTCGAGCGTTATGATAACGGCAATAAAAAATTCGAAACTGTCGTTAAAAACCGCTGCTTTAACGAATATCTGGATCTCTATTATCCCAACGGCCAATTACGTACCCACACGCCGCTGGTTAATTGTAAGGCAGAAGGAAAATCCCAGGGCTATACCCAGGATGGCAAATTACGCACCGTCATTACCTATAAAAACGGGCTGGCGAATGGGGAAGTAATTGCCTATGACGCCAACGGTCATGTTGCCAAATCCATGATTTATAAAGATGGTTATCCGGCAGAGAAACCATAA
- the kefC_1 gene encoding glutathione-regulated potassium-efflux system protein KefC produces MLLLVGFLVIKTLMLWLLARPLGVPRKQYRWFAVLLGQGSEFAFVIFGAAQTAQVLDTEWAKSLTLAVALSMAATPILLVLLARLEKNDTAQDRDADEIDEEQPRVIIAGFGRFGQIAGRLLLSSGVKMVVLDHDPDHIETLRKFGMKVFYGDATRVDLLESAGAAKADIIINAIDDPQTSLQLTELVKTHFPTLRIIARARDVDHYIRLREAGVTLPERETFEGALKIGRLALEQLGIGPYEARERADLFRRYNTQMVEEMAGGAHDTAARADVYKRTSAMLTEIISEDRAHLSVIQRHGWQGTREGKHTGDLADAPDSSPGR; encoded by the coding sequence TTGCTCCTGCTGGTCGGCTTCCTGGTGATCAAAACGCTGATGCTGTGGTTGCTCGCCCGGCCGCTGGGCGTGCCGCGCAAACAATACCGTTGGTTTGCAGTGTTGCTGGGGCAGGGGAGTGAATTCGCGTTTGTGATCTTCGGCGCGGCGCAAACTGCGCAGGTGCTGGATACCGAATGGGCAAAATCCCTGACGCTGGCGGTTGCGCTCTCCATGGCGGCCACGCCGATACTGCTGGTATTGCTGGCGCGTCTGGAGAAAAACGATACGGCTCAGGATCGCGACGCGGACGAAATTGATGAAGAGCAGCCCAGAGTGATTATTGCCGGATTTGGCCGCTTCGGGCAGATTGCGGGCCGTTTGCTGTTATCAAGCGGTGTAAAAATGGTGGTACTCGATCACGATCCGGATCATATCGAGACGCTGCGTAAGTTCGGGATGAAAGTCTTTTACGGGGATGCCACCCGTGTCGATTTGCTGGAATCCGCCGGCGCGGCAAAAGCGGACATTATTATTAACGCGATCGACGATCCGCAAACCAGCCTGCAACTCACTGAACTGGTAAAAACCCATTTCCCAACGCTGCGGATCATTGCCAGGGCTCGCGATGTGGATCACTACATCCGGCTACGCGAGGCGGGCGTGACGCTGCCGGAGCGTGAAACCTTCGAAGGCGCGCTGAAAATCGGCCGCCTGGCGCTGGAACAGCTTGGCATCGGACCTTATGAAGCGCGTGAACGCGCTGACTTATTCCGGCGCTATAACACGCAGATGGTGGAAGAGATGGCCGGAGGCGCGCACGACACTGCGGCGCGTGCGGATGTCTATAAACGTACCAGTGCGATGCTGACGGAGATTATCAGCGAGGACCGTGCACATTTGTCAGTGATCCAGCGCCACGGCTGGCAGGGCACCAGAGAGGGTAAACATACCGGAGATCTGGCTGACGCGCCCGACAGCTCGCCGGGCCGGTAA
- the kefC_3 gene encoding glutathione-regulated potassium-efflux system protein KefC, with product MDSHTLIQALIYLGSAALIVPIAVRLGLGSVLGYLIAGCLIGPGDCGW from the coding sequence ATGGATAGCCATACTCTGATCCAGGCATTGATTTACCTTGGCTCCGCCGCGCTTATCGTGCCCATTGCCGTTCGGCTCGGGCTGGGTTCCGTGCTGGGCTATCTCATCGCCGGTTGTCTGATTGGCCCTGGGGATTGCGGCTGGTAA
- the ygdR_3 gene encoding putative lipoprotein — protein sequence MRAKILITPILAASALLFISGCSSNQSVKTSDGGTIITDGKPEVDSDTGLVSYKNAETGKTEQINRSEVKSMSELEN from the coding sequence ATGCGAGCGAAAATACTTATTACCCCCATTCTGGCAGCCAGCGCACTGCTTTTTATCAGCGGATGTTCTTCTAATCAGTCGGTAAAAACCAGCGATGGCGGCACCATTATCACCGACGGTAAACCTGAAGTAGACAGCGATACCGGACTGGTTTCTTATAAAAATGCGGAAACCGGGAAAACTGAGCAGATTAATCGCAGTGAAGTGAAATCCATGAGTGAACTGGAAAATTAA
- the ymgA gene encoding protein involved in biofilm formation, with protein sequence MNSSEIEQLTDEIVGEAVLYLLKENLPVNVQGLIRQLRVMKDEESDVLRRDLIVQVISKVSSTVVSTRRKPIHEESESGRDARKSRDNVYQLFDDSKQSGTGKKH encoded by the coding sequence ATGAACAGTAGTGAAATTGAACAACTGACAGACGAAATAGTTGGTGAGGCAGTTTTATACCTGCTTAAGGAAAACCTGCCTGTTAATGTTCAGGGCCTCATCAGGCAACTGAGAGTGATGAAAGACGAGGAATCAGACGTCCTGCGACGGGATTTGATCGTACAGGTCATCTCGAAGGTCAGCAGCACCGTGGTTTCAACGCGTCGCAAGCCGATTCATGAAGAGAGCGAATCGGGCAGGGACGCAAGGAAAAGCAGAGATAACGTTTATCAGTTGTTCGATGATAGCAAGCAGTCAGGTACCGGCAAAAAACACTGA
- the ariR_2 gene encoding regulator of acid resistance, influenced by indole yields MSQAMIHPSETCTNLPDTALTHYFRSAGDALAEESVLMGAVVNNILASQEFLTNKAIIRQLMAMLKVTEDAVKSDVIRKTLEIVVNHTSDDI; encoded by the coding sequence ATGAGCCAGGCAATGATTCACCCATCAGAGACATGCACAAATTTGCCCGATACCGCATTAACCCATTATTTTCGAAGCGCGGGCGATGCACTTGCAGAAGAGTCTGTTCTGATGGGTGCCGTTGTAAACAACATTCTTGCCTCGCAGGAGTTTTTGACGAATAAAGCGATTATTCGCCAACTGATGGCCATGTTGAAAGTTACCGAGGATGCGGTAAAAAGCGATGTGATCCGTAAGACACTGGAAATTGTGGTTAATCACACCAGCGACGATATTTGA
- the ycgF_2 gene encoding putative signal transduction protein: MLTTIIYRSHICDNVPVKKLEEMVDAANQKNSHAEVTGILLFNGTHFFQLLEGPEESVLTIYRHICDDPRHYNVVELLRDYAPARRFGKSGMELFDLREHDSNEVLQTVLDKGTSKYQLTYDDRALQFFRTFVEAREKENYFEIPAADSWDFIPDHHASAPVTLPHDEKAECSFAFQPIIDPLSQEVVSLEALLRTTSGESPQVWFADKSGDDIYAADLRSKKVAFAMAAALNIGKQSLSVNLLPMTLVEVPDAVNILVEEIKKNGLVPDQIIVEFTEQEIISRHDEFTGAIRQLKAAGIRVAIDHFGAGFAGLSLLARFQPERIKINRQLIEDVHKSGPRQAIILGIIKSCTSLEISVCAVGVEKPEEWMWLESAGISLFQGHLFARPAFNSIPVVAWPERKAGY; encoded by the coding sequence ATGCTCACCACCATCATTTATCGCAGCCATATCTGCGACAACGTTCCGGTCAAAAAGCTGGAAGAAATGGTCGACGCAGCAAATCAAAAAAATAGCCATGCCGAAGTGACCGGCATTTTGCTTTTTAACGGCACGCACTTCTTCCAACTCCTTGAAGGGCCGGAAGAAAGTGTCTTGACGATCTATCGCCATATTTGTGATGACCCCCGTCATTACAACGTGGTGGAACTGCTGCGCGACTACGCGCCAGCGCGCCGTTTCGGTAAATCCGGGATGGAGCTTTTCGATCTACGCGAGCATGACAGCAATGAGGTTCTCCAGACGGTGCTGGATAAAGGCACCTCGAAGTATCAGTTAACCTATGATGACCGTGCGCTGCAGTTTTTCCGCACCTTTGTCGAGGCGCGGGAAAAAGAAAACTACTTTGAAATTCCGGCGGCCGACTCATGGGATTTCATCCCTGATCACCACGCCAGTGCGCCTGTTACATTGCCCCATGACGAGAAAGCCGAGTGCAGCTTCGCGTTTCAGCCAATTATCGATCCGCTCTCGCAGGAAGTGGTGTCGCTGGAAGCGCTGCTGCGTACAACTTCCGGCGAATCGCCGCAGGTGTGGTTTGCGGATAAGTCTGGCGATGATATTTATGCAGCCGATCTCCGCAGCAAAAAAGTGGCGTTTGCCATGGCCGCCGCGCTCAACATCGGTAAGCAAAGTCTGTCGGTTAACTTACTGCCGATGACGCTGGTTGAGGTTCCTGACGCGGTCAACATTCTGGTGGAAGAAATTAAGAAGAACGGCCTGGTACCGGACCAGATCATTGTTGAATTCACCGAACAAGAAATTATCTCGCGCCATGATGAGTTCACAGGCGCTATCCGCCAGTTAAAAGCCGCAGGCATTCGTGTCGCTATCGATCATTTCGGTGCCGGTTTTGCCGGGCTTTCCCTGCTGGCGCGTTTCCAGCCGGAACGCATAAAAATCAACCGCCAACTGATTGAAGACGTCCATAAAAGCGGCCCGCGCCAGGCGATAATTTTAGGGATTATCAAAAGTTGTACATCGCTGGAAATCTCAGTGTGCGCGGTGGGCGTTGAAAAACCGGAAGAATGGATGTGGCTGGAGTCGGCAGGTATTTCGCTGTTCCAGGGCCATTTGTTTGCCCGGCCTGCGTTTAACAGCATTCCCGTGGTGGCCTGGCCAGAAAGAAAAGCCGGTTATTAA
- the mlrA_2 gene encoding MerR family transcriptional regulator yields the protein MIANGMQGYTKENDLYKMCKLVSLEHGCTGLSMSDSMAFYSIGEVAERCGINPVTLRAWQRRYGLFKPQRSEGGHRQFDETDIQRIEEIKRWIQSGVPVGKVKALLEESHSVENDDWASQQEEMMTVLRHARPAKLRAAIVTAGRQHTADALIDHIILPVRQRLRLDQNTARAICSMLDGVLIDCAVAAISESRKKAGKEALLIGWDSDDRTRLWLEAWRLSQQGWNIDVLAEPLDSPRPELFPGQHIFVWTGKALSLRQQEQLTHWREQGFDISSHHVQRPG from the coding sequence GTGATAGCAAACGGCATGCAAGGTTATACAAAAGAAAATGATTTGTACAAGATGTGCAAATTAGTTAGTTTGGAACACGGATGTACCGGTTTGAGCATGAGTGATTCCATGGCCTTTTACAGTATTGGCGAAGTAGCTGAACGATGCGGGATAAATCCTGTCACCTTACGCGCATGGCAACGCCGTTACGGGTTATTTAAACCTCAACGTAGCGAAGGCGGCCATCGCCAGTTTGATGAAACGGATATCCAGCGTATCGAAGAGATTAAACGCTGGATACAAAGCGGCGTGCCGGTTGGCAAAGTGAAAGCGCTGCTCGAAGAAAGCCATAGCGTGGAGAATGACGACTGGGCGTCACAGCAGGAAGAGATGATGACCGTGCTGCGCCACGCCCGTCCTGCAAAACTTCGCGCCGCCATTGTTACCGCTGGCCGTCAGCACACGGCCGACGCGCTCATCGATCATATTATTCTTCCCGTGCGCCAGCGACTTCGGCTTGATCAAAATACCGCCCGCGCCATATGCAGCATGCTGGATGGCGTGCTGATTGACTGCGCAGTGGCAGCGATCTCGGAATCACGCAAAAAAGCCGGCAAAGAAGCCTTGTTGATTGGCTGGGACAGCGACGATCGTACGCGCCTGTGGCTTGAAGCCTGGCGGCTTTCGCAGCAGGGATGGAATATTGACGTGCTGGCTGAGCCGCTTGACTCGCCGCGTCCGGAACTGTTCCCTGGCCAGCATATTTTCGTCTGGACAGGCAAAGCGCTTTCGCTGCGTCAACAGGAACAGTTGACCCACTGGCGTGAACAGGGGTTTGATATCTCTTCTCACCACGTTCAACGGCCGGGATGA
- the ycgZ gene encoding protein yields MQQNGYLPEKGNAIARYFNKAALPTQQETLGQIAVEILSDGKNLSRKAICTKLLRRLEQASGPEEESHYHTLIGLLFERHDEND; encoded by the coding sequence ATGCAACAGAACGGTTACCTTCCGGAGAAAGGGAATGCCATTGCCCGTTACTTCAACAAAGCGGCTTTGCCTACCCAACAAGAGACGTTAGGCCAAATCGCAGTTGAAATCCTGAGTGATGGCAAAAACCTGAGCCGTAAAGCCATTTGCACCAAACTTCTTCGCCGTTTAGAGCAGGCTTCCGGGCCAGAAGAAGAGAGCCACTATCACACGCTGATTGGTCTGCTTTTTGAACGTCATGATGAAAACGACTAA
- the kefF_2 gene encoding glutathione-regulated potassium-efflux system ancillary protein: MILIIYAHPYPQHSHANKRMLEQVETLDGVEIRSLYQLYPDFTIDIAAEQQALERADLIVLQHPMQWYSVPPLLKLWIDKVLSHGWAYGHDACALRGKTLMWAVTTGGGENHFNLGDHPGFDVLAQPLQATALYCGLRWLPPFAMHCTFICDDETLAAQARHYKQRLIDWQETHHG, from the coding sequence ATGATTTTAATTATTTATGCCCATCCTTATCCGCAGCATTCTCATGCTAATAAGCGGATGCTTGAGCAGGTGGAAACGCTGGACGGCGTGGAAATCCGCTCGCTTTACCAACTTTATCCTGACTTTACCATCGACATCGCCGCTGAACAGCAGGCGCTGGAGCGTGCCGATCTGATCGTGCTGCAGCACCCGATGCAGTGGTACAGCGTTCCGCCTCTTCTCAAGTTATGGATCGACAAAGTGTTGTCGCACGGTTGGGCATATGGTCACGATGCCTGCGCGTTGCGAGGCAAAACCCTGATGTGGGCGGTGACCACCGGCGGCGGGGAGAACCATTTTAATCTGGGCGATCATCCCGGTTTCGATGTGCTGGCGCAGCCGCTACAGGCTACGGCGCTGTATTGCGGGCTGCGTTGGCTGCCGCCCTTTGCGATGCACTGCACGTTTATTTGTGATGACGAGACGCTTGCGGCGCAGGCCAGACATTATAAACAGCGGTTAATCGACTGGCAGGAGACGCACCATGGATAG
- the kefC_2 gene encoding glutathione-regulated potassium-efflux system protein KefC, with translation MRLVTDAEAILHFAEIGVVLMLFVIGLELDPQRLWKLRASVFGGGALQMAACGLALGAFCVALGLSWKVAILIGLTLALSSTAIAMQAMNERNLTVSQLGRSTFAVLLFQDIAAIPLVAMIPLLASSGAATTLGAFTLSALKVVGALALVVLIGRYVARPALHFVARSGLREVFSAVALFLVFGFGLLLEEAGLSMAMGAFLAGVLLASSEYRHALESDIEPFKGLLLGCSLSGSGCLSTSVRSLITRCVFCSCWSASW, from the coding sequence TTGCGGCTGGTAACCGACGCCGAGGCGATCCTTCATTTTGCGGAAATCGGTGTGGTGCTGATGTTGTTTGTCATTGGCCTTGAACTCGATCCGCAACGCTTGTGGAAACTGCGGGCTTCGGTATTTGGCGGCGGCGCGCTGCAAATGGCGGCCTGCGGTCTGGCGCTTGGCGCTTTCTGCGTGGCGCTGGGGCTTTCATGGAAGGTTGCCATACTGATTGGCCTGACGCTGGCGCTCTCGTCCACTGCCATCGCCATGCAGGCAATGAATGAGCGCAACCTTACCGTTTCGCAACTGGGGCGCAGCACATTCGCTGTTCTGCTGTTCCAGGATATCGCGGCCATTCCCCTGGTGGCGATGATCCCGCTGCTGGCCAGCAGTGGTGCTGCGACTACTCTCGGTGCCTTTACCCTGTCGGCGCTGAAGGTCGTCGGCGCGCTGGCGTTAGTGGTGCTGATTGGTCGTTATGTGGCGCGCCCGGCGCTCCATTTTGTGGCGCGGTCCGGCCTGCGCGAAGTCTTCAGCGCCGTGGCCCTGTTTCTGGTCTTCGGCTTTGGCCTGCTGCTGGAAGAGGCCGGTCTGTCGATGGCGATGGGCGCGTTTTTAGCAGGCGTACTGCTGGCGAGTTCAGAATACCGGCATGCGCTGGAAAGCGATATCGAGCCGTTTAAAGGGCTGCTGCTGGGCTGTTCTTTATCGGGGTCGGGATGTCTATCGACTTCGGTACGCTCATTGATAACCCGCTGCGTATTTTGCTCCTGCTGGTCGGCTTCCTGGTGA